One stretch of Roseibium sp. HPY-6 DNA includes these proteins:
- a CDS encoding bifunctional allantoicase/(S)-ureidoglycine aminohydrolase — translation MSESYFAPKGGHPGQETLLTDRAVFTEAYAVIPRGTMRDIVTSFLPFWTGTRLWVLSRPLSGFAETFSQYIMEVAPDGGSERPETDSSAESVLFVVEGEASLSVAGQNHALRAGSYAYLPPETDWTFKNDSKDHVRFHWIRKAYEPVKGIDHPGVFVTHESEHAPVPMPGTDGKWATTRFVEPEDLRHDMHVNIVTFQPGAVIPFAETHVMEHGLYVLQGKAVYRLNQDWVEVEAGDFMWLRAFCPQACYAGGPGPFRYLLYKDVNRHMPLRPAGRFDPGS, via the coding sequence GTGTCAGAAAGCTATTTTGCTCCCAAAGGCGGCCATCCCGGTCAGGAAACACTCCTGACGGATCGCGCGGTTTTCACCGAGGCCTACGCGGTCATTCCGCGCGGAACGATGCGCGACATCGTTACCAGCTTTCTGCCTTTTTGGACCGGGACGCGGCTCTGGGTGCTGTCTCGGCCCCTGTCGGGATTTGCCGAAACGTTTTCGCAGTACATCATGGAAGTCGCTCCGGATGGCGGATCCGAGCGCCCGGAAACCGACAGCTCGGCGGAGAGCGTGTTGTTTGTCGTGGAAGGTGAGGCCTCTTTGTCCGTGGCGGGCCAAAACCATGCCCTGAGAGCCGGAAGCTATGCCTACCTCCCCCCGGAGACCGACTGGACCTTCAAGAACGATAGTAAGGACCATGTCCGGTTTCACTGGATCCGAAAGGCTTATGAACCGGTCAAAGGCATTGACCATCCAGGTGTCTTCGTGACGCACGAAAGCGAGCACGCGCCAGTGCCAATGCCGGGAACGGACGGCAAATGGGCAACCACGCGCTTTGTCGAGCCGGAAGATCTGCGGCATGACATGCATGTCAACATCGTCACCTTTCAACCGGGCGCGGTCATTCCCTTCGCCGAAACCCATGTGATGGAGCACGGCCTCTATGTGCTTCAGGGCAAAGCCGTTTACCGGCTCAATCAGGATTGGGTCGAGGTCGAGGCAGGTGATTTCATGTGGCTGCGCGCCTTTTGTCCGCAGGCTTGCTACGCCGGCGGTCCGGGCCCATTCCGCTATCTGCTTTACAAGGACGTCAACCGCCATATGCCGCTCAGGCCAGCCGGTCGCTTTGATCCGGGCAGCTAG
- a CDS encoding LysR substrate-binding domain-containing protein — translation MNLSIRQLATFREVMRSGSISEAARTLGRTQPAVSSTIAGLEAELELKLFMREQGRLVPTPEAEFFLEEAEAILKRLEISKRTLRGLANREHGQLRIAGIPEAVADFLPNSLSKFVADKPSVKIALASRTSAEIEELIAAQQFDIGFTETPRVRNSFDQIDFDLECMCAVPATDPLAAKEIITPEELDGYPLALLHSEHRSHKQTLSRFRDAGVRFNQRFELQTALAGLRFVEAGLCALICDMLTAYKAQEDGRSGMGPPMIVFRPFRPRIQNGLSILTPTHRPISIVAKDFCEFLSLELATMRTAMIKKSARPGL, via the coding sequence ATGAACCTGTCGATACGGCAATTGGCGACCTTTCGCGAGGTCATGCGGAGCGGTTCCATTTCGGAAGCAGCCCGCACGCTTGGCCGGACGCAACCCGCCGTCAGTTCGACGATCGCCGGCCTGGAAGCCGAGCTGGAGCTCAAGCTTTTCATGCGTGAGCAGGGGCGCCTCGTCCCGACGCCGGAGGCCGAGTTTTTTCTCGAAGAAGCCGAAGCCATCCTGAAACGGCTTGAAATCTCCAAACGCACGCTACGTGGCCTCGCCAACCGCGAGCACGGCCAGCTGCGCATTGCCGGTATCCCTGAAGCTGTTGCGGATTTCCTTCCCAACAGCCTGTCCAAATTTGTTGCCGACAAGCCGAGCGTCAAAATTGCCCTGGCAAGCAGAACGTCCGCGGAGATCGAAGAGCTCATTGCAGCCCAGCAGTTCGACATCGGTTTTACCGAAACACCCCGGGTGCGCAACTCATTCGACCAGATCGATTTCGATCTGGAGTGCATGTGCGCGGTGCCTGCCACCGATCCGCTGGCCGCCAAGGAAATCATCACGCCAGAAGAGCTCGATGGCTATCCGCTGGCGCTGCTGCATTCCGAGCACCGCAGTCACAAGCAGACGCTGTCGCGCTTCCGGGATGCAGGCGTGCGGTTCAATCAGCGTTTTGAACTGCAGACTGCCCTGGCCGGTTTGAGGTTCGTCGAGGCGGGGCTGTGCGCGCTCATCTGCGACATGCTTACTGCCTACAAGGCCCAGGAAGACGGCCGAAGCGGCATGGGACCGCCCATGATCGTGTTCAGGCCATTCCGCCCGCGCATTCAGAACGGACTGTCCATCCTCACGCCGACCCATCGCCCGATTTCCATCGTCGCCAAGGATTTCTGCGAATTTCTGAGTTTGGAACTGGCGACTATGCGCACGGCTATGATCAAGAAATCCGCCCGACCAGGCCTCTGA
- a CDS encoding creatininase family protein yields the protein MLPRRQWHEMTTEDFKDPSRKNWIAVLPVAAIEQHGPHLPVWTDTAIANGQVSRVLELLPESLPACFLPAQAVGKSDEHISSPGTLTLSWETAARCWIEIGESIARAGIRKLVLINSHGGNVPILDIVARELRIKHEMFVLATNWLRFGQPDGLFPEDEFTYGIHGGDIETSLMLHLHPELVRMDLARDFTSEQQSYLKEFKHLRGHGKAQYGWKAQDLNELGALGNAGRATAEKGCQSLDHAAREFVELLKDVDAFDLERLWKEGTDSN from the coding sequence ATGCTTCCAAGGCGCCAATGGCATGAAATGACGACGGAGGACTTCAAGGACCCCTCGCGTAAAAACTGGATTGCCGTTCTTCCCGTTGCCGCGATAGAGCAACACGGTCCTCATTTACCGGTCTGGACCGACACAGCCATAGCAAACGGGCAGGTCAGCCGCGTTCTGGAACTTTTGCCCGAGAGCCTGCCTGCCTGCTTTCTTCCCGCGCAAGCGGTTGGCAAATCAGATGAGCATATTTCCTCGCCGGGCACATTGACGCTGTCCTGGGAAACGGCAGCACGCTGCTGGATCGAAATCGGAGAGAGCATAGCCCGCGCAGGCATTCGTAAGCTGGTGCTGATCAATTCGCATGGCGGCAACGTCCCCATACTGGATATCGTTGCACGGGAGCTGCGCATCAAACACGAAATGTTTGTTCTGGCCACCAACTGGCTGCGTTTCGGTCAACCGGATGGCCTCTTTCCAGAAGACGAATTCACCTACGGCATTCATGGCGGTGATATCGAAACATCACTGATGCTGCATCTTCATCCTGAACTCGTAAGAATGGATCTTGCCCGGGATTTCACGTCTGAGCAGCAAAGCTATCTGAAAGAGTTCAAGCATCTGCGCGGCCACGGCAAGGCACAGTACGGCTGGAAGGCCCAGGATCTCAACGAACTTGGTGCACTTGGCAACGCGGGGCGCGCAACGGCGGAAAAGGGGTGCCAATCACTCGACCACGCTGCCAGAGAATTCGTTGAGCTGTTGAAAGACGTCGACGCATTTGACCTCGAACGCCTCTGGAAAGAAGGAACGGACAGCAACTAG
- a CDS encoding YceI family protein, with translation MIRLAPICIAATLLTVPAALATTYKTDQGHTEVQFSWSHAGVSTQSGEFTVVDGTLDIDPENVESAKLNVTVKTDSIATGFKPLDDHLSSSDFLEVETYPEITFVSTGVEKTGDDTANVTGDLTIQGTTKPVTLDTKLTHIGPHPLGSNIDYYKGDWIAFEASTTIDHMEFGVGPFSTGPIAIRIVTEMKAE, from the coding sequence ATGATCAGACTTGCCCCGATTTGCATTGCTGCAACGCTGCTGACCGTTCCAGCCGCTTTGGCAACGACCTACAAGACGGACCAGGGACACACAGAAGTTCAGTTCAGCTGGTCGCACGCAGGCGTTTCCACGCAGAGCGGCGAATTCACCGTGGTTGACGGAACCCTCGATATCGATCCGGAAAACGTTGAAAGCGCAAAGCTGAACGTGACGGTCAAGACCGATAGTATCGCAACGGGTTTCAAGCCTCTCGACGATCATCTGTCCAGCTCGGATTTCCTGGAAGTGGAAACCTATCCGGAAATAACCTTCGTCAGCACTGGTGTTGAGAAAACGGGAGACGACACTGCCAATGTAACCGGTGACCTGACCATCCAAGGAACCACCAAACCCGTCACGCTGGACACCAAGCTCACCCATATCGGCCCGCACCCGCTCGGGAGCAATATTGATTACTACAAGGGTGACTGGATTGCCTTTGAAGCTTCAACCACGATCGACCATATGGAATTCGGCGTTGGTCCCTTCTCGACCGGCCCGATCGCGATCCGCATTGTTACTGAAATGAAGGCTGAATAG
- a CDS encoding glyceraldehyde 3-phosphate dehydrogenase NAD-binding domain-containing protein — protein sequence MRIVINGFGRIGRTVLRQILTCPKEQNVDVVLINDIAPLDTCAYLFKYDSVYGPYPGNVSTEDRTLNIDGRAIQFTGEPDLSVLDLAGIDVVLECTGKADTTEVASRGLRAGAKNVLISGPSDAAEITLVLGANEEKLNGHRVVSNGSCTTNALAPLLRGLEDRVGVEAGHMTTIHCYTGSQPMVDAPRGPLERSRAGGISMVPTTTSATKLVGKVLPQIDGRITGAAVRVPTISVSAVDLTVTWAEPVKRPVNDLLQEIFSNNPVIGFTDDRVVSTDMRARPESLVIALPETLSSGDRQARIFGWYDNEWGFSRRMLDMAGLMTAR from the coding sequence ATGCGGATTGTCATCAACGGGTTCGGCCGGATCGGCCGCACCGTCCTGCGTCAGATCCTGACGTGTCCAAAAGAGCAGAATGTGGATGTTGTTCTGATCAATGACATCGCACCGCTGGACACTTGCGCTTACCTTTTCAAATACGACAGCGTTTACGGTCCATATCCCGGCAACGTCTCGACGGAAGACCGAACGCTAAACATAGACGGCCGGGCGATTCAGTTCACCGGTGAACCCGACCTATCCGTTTTGGATCTTGCCGGGATCGACGTGGTCCTTGAATGCACCGGCAAGGCCGACACGACGGAAGTCGCTTCGCGCGGACTTCGGGCCGGCGCAAAGAACGTGCTGATATCCGGCCCGTCCGACGCGGCGGAAATCACGCTTGTGCTCGGTGCCAATGAAGAAAAGCTCAACGGGCACCGGGTTGTCTCCAATGGGTCCTGCACAACGAACGCCCTCGCCCCCCTGCTGCGGGGTCTTGAGGACCGTGTCGGTGTGGAGGCAGGCCACATGACCACAATCCATTGCTACACCGGCAGCCAGCCGATGGTGGACGCGCCGCGCGGCCCGCTGGAACGCAGCCGCGCAGGTGGCATTTCGATGGTGCCCACCACGACAAGCGCAACCAAGCTTGTCGGCAAGGTTCTGCCGCAGATCGACGGCCGGATAACGGGCGCTGCCGTGCGCGTTCCGACAATCAGCGTGTCCGCGGTCGACCTCACCGTAACTTGGGCTGAGCCTGTTAAAAGGCCCGTCAACGATCTCCTGCAGGAAATATTTTCCAACAACCCTGTGATCGGCTTTACCGATGACCGCGTCGTCTCCACGGATATGCGGGCGCGGCCGGAATCCCTGGTGATCGCGCTTCCCGAGACCCTGTCGAGCGGTGACAGACAAGCCCGCATATTCGGCTGGTATGACAATGAGTGGGGGTTTTCACGGCGGATGCTTGATATGGCTGGCCTGATGACGGCGCGATAA
- a CDS encoding putative metalloprotease CJM1_0395 family protein, with the protein MSNTPANLLRSSGVAGELEPDAGGNPAGRDRESARSSLASAQVQSAQRSNGPILTSQAVLALQSTQQVEQKNANAGSSGDGSDGADAPAQGQGSAIAANVASAGQASGNPAQAQSGSSEKEDPDGDGLNEAEEKQVQELAKRDREVRAHEQAHARVGGAYAGAPSYTFQQGPDGKRYAIGGEVQIDTSKEKTPQETIRKMQIVIRAALAPAEPSSQDLKVAQLARSQLSEAQAEARQEKADELQGGDEAPPGAVADTSEGGASNNEQNGDGTRKDESAAQAQSAEAASAYRSAVQQASEAEALLASVLA; encoded by the coding sequence ATGTCCAATACGCCGGCGAACCTTTTGAGAAGCAGTGGTGTCGCGGGCGAACTGGAACCGGACGCAGGAGGGAATCCTGCCGGCCGGGATCGGGAAAGTGCGCGCAGCAGTCTGGCAAGCGCGCAGGTTCAATCGGCACAAAGAAGCAATGGTCCGATCCTGACGTCGCAAGCTGTCTTGGCGCTTCAAAGCACTCAGCAGGTCGAACAAAAGAATGCCAATGCCGGTTCCTCGGGAGATGGCAGCGATGGCGCGGACGCGCCCGCTCAAGGACAAGGTTCGGCAATCGCCGCAAACGTGGCATCTGCGGGACAGGCATCCGGTAACCCCGCGCAGGCCCAATCCGGGAGCAGTGAAAAAGAAGATCCCGACGGCGACGGCCTGAACGAGGCAGAAGAAAAACAGGTTCAGGAACTTGCCAAGCGGGATCGGGAGGTTCGTGCACATGAACAGGCTCACGCGCGCGTCGGAGGTGCTTACGCCGGCGCGCCCAGCTATACGTTCCAGCAAGGGCCAGACGGCAAGCGGTATGCTATTGGTGGCGAAGTCCAGATCGACACCAGCAAGGAAAAAACGCCTCAGGAAACAATCCGGAAAATGCAGATTGTCATCCGGGCTGCGCTCGCACCGGCTGAACCATCGTCTCAGGACCTGAAAGTCGCCCAGCTCGCCCGTTCGCAACTTTCCGAGGCCCAGGCCGAAGCGCGTCAGGAGAAAGCTGACGAATTGCAAGGCGGAGATGAAGCGCCGCCCGGTGCGGTGGCGGACACCTCCGAGGGCGGTGCCAGCAATAATGAGCAGAACGGTGACGGCACACGCAAGGATGAATCTGCGGCACA
- a CDS encoding ureidoglycolate lyase, whose protein sequence is MSNLAITAKPLTAEGFAPYGDVLEVSGPPDKIINQGMCGRHHDLATLDFSEGRAGLSLFDAKARTLPHTVDMVERHPAGSQAFIPVNGVPMLVVVADDRDGEPVNLKAFVSQPGQSINLHRGTWHGVLAPLGSPGRYMVVDRIGNGANLEEHWFPAPYVVEAPES, encoded by the coding sequence GTGAGCAATCTCGCGATCACAGCAAAGCCTCTGACGGCTGAAGGTTTTGCGCCTTACGGCGACGTTCTGGAGGTCAGCGGGCCTCCGGACAAGATCATCAATCAGGGCATGTGCGGGCGCCATCACGACCTCGCCACGCTCGACTTCTCCGAAGGCCGGGCCGGTCTCAGCCTCTTTGATGCCAAAGCGCGAACGCTGCCGCATACCGTGGACATGGTTGAGCGGCATCCGGCTGGCAGCCAGGCGTTTATTCCCGTCAACGGCGTACCGATGCTGGTCGTTGTCGCCGATGATCGCGATGGCGAGCCGGTCAATCTCAAAGCTTTTGTCAGCCAGCCCGGCCAGTCCATCAATCTCCACCGGGGTACCTGGCACGGCGTTCTGGCACCGCTTGGCAGCCCAGGCAGATACATGGTCGTCGACCGCATTGGCAATGGCGCCAATCTGGAAGAGCACTGGTTTCCGGCGCCCTACGTTGTCGAGGCTCCGGAAAGCTGA
- the puuE gene encoding allantoinase PuuE, with product MNRYVRNLRGYGSSPPDPKWPGNARVAVQFVLNYEEGGENNILHGDAASEAFLSDIPGAAQWPSQRHWNMESMYEYGARAGFWRIHRLFTRAGIPLTIYGVASALARNPEQVEAMKDAGWEIASHGLKWIEHKDMPVDEERAAIAEAIRLHTEVVGERPRGWYTGRCSENTVRLVAEEGGFVYVSDTYDDDLPYWLEIGGRDQLIIPYTLEANDMRFSVSPGWSDADDFFNYLKNAFDTLYAEGESDTPKMMSVGLHCRLVGRPGKIAALRKFIEHIKSHDDVWCPRRIEIAEHWTCHHPPQKGLKPSRMGRDAFVEHFGGIFEHSAWIAERAFELELGPAHDCAVGIHNALCRVFRSASEDERLGVLKAHPDLAGKLAQAGRLTADSTSEQAGAGLDLLTDDERQTFNDLNSAYVAKHGFPFIIAVRDHDKASILAAFHRRIENDRQTEFQEACHQVERIARHRLGDLFK from the coding sequence TTGAATCGCTATGTGCGCAATCTCAGGGGCTACGGATCGAGTCCGCCCGACCCGAAGTGGCCCGGAAATGCCCGCGTTGCCGTTCAGTTCGTCCTGAACTACGAGGAAGGCGGCGAGAATAATATCCTGCATGGCGACGCTGCGTCCGAAGCGTTTCTGTCGGATATTCCAGGTGCGGCGCAATGGCCAAGCCAGCGCCATTGGAATATGGAATCGATGTACGAATACGGCGCGCGCGCCGGCTTCTGGCGGATCCATCGTCTTTTCACGCGCGCCGGCATTCCCTTGACGATTTATGGCGTTGCCTCAGCACTTGCCCGAAATCCTGAGCAGGTGGAGGCGATGAAAGACGCCGGGTGGGAGATCGCAAGCCACGGGCTCAAGTGGATTGAACACAAGGACATGCCGGTTGACGAGGAACGCGCCGCCATTGCCGAAGCGATCCGGTTGCATACCGAAGTCGTCGGCGAGCGCCCGCGTGGCTGGTATACCGGCCGCTGCTCTGAAAACACGGTCCGGCTCGTCGCGGAAGAAGGCGGGTTCGTTTATGTTTCCGATACCTATGACGACGATCTGCCTTACTGGCTTGAGATCGGCGGGCGGGACCAGCTGATCATTCCCTATACGCTTGAAGCCAATGACATGCGCTTTTCGGTATCTCCCGGATGGAGCGACGCCGACGATTTCTTCAATTATCTGAAGAACGCATTCGATACGCTTTATGCCGAAGGTGAAAGCGACACGCCGAAAATGATGTCGGTTGGCCTACACTGCCGCCTGGTTGGGCGACCCGGCAAGATTGCTGCGCTCCGGAAATTCATCGAACACATCAAGTCGCATGATGATGTCTGGTGTCCGCGCCGGATCGAGATCGCAGAGCACTGGACCTGCCATCATCCGCCGCAGAAAGGCTTGAAACCCAGCCGCATGGGCAGAGACGCATTTGTTGAACATTTTGGCGGGATTTTTGAGCATTCCGCCTGGATTGCGGAACGTGCCTTCGAGCTTGAACTCGGCCCCGCTCATGACTGCGCCGTAGGCATCCACAACGCGCTTTGCCGAGTGTTCCGGTCTGCGAGCGAAGACGAGCGTCTTGGCGTTTTGAAGGCGCATCCGGATCTGGCCGGCAAACTTGCGCAAGCAGGCCGGCTTACCGCGGACAGTACGTCTGAACAGGCAGGGGCCGGGCTTGATCTTCTAACCGACGACGAAAGACAAACCTTCAACGACCTCAATTCGGCTTATGTCGCCAAACACGGCTTTCCGTTCATTATTGCTGTTCGAGACCATGACAAAGCTTCCATTTTGGCCGCGTTCCACCGCAGGATCGAAAACGATCGGCAAACGGAATTCCAGGAAGCCTGCCACCAGGTGGAACGGATCGCGCGCCATCGCCTCGGAGATTTGTTCAAGTGA
- a CDS encoding winged helix DNA-binding protein: MHPSHHETDIWILLNRAHRQAHRNMEAALREKGLPSLRVYDLLWGVEMSGEDGVRAFELTDWLLFEQSNLSRLLAQLVSKGLIRETVLVKDRRGKILHITPDGAALRKQMWEVYGRGIHRHMKALATASDLETFLEQLGDIGGGPIRQQGRQQSADET; encoded by the coding sequence ATGCATCCGAGTCACCACGAAACCGACATCTGGATCCTTCTTAACCGTGCACACCGCCAGGCACACCGCAACATGGAAGCGGCATTGCGCGAGAAGGGTCTGCCTTCGTTGCGCGTTTACGACCTGCTCTGGGGCGTTGAAATGTCCGGCGAAGACGGCGTAAGGGCATTTGAATTGACGGATTGGCTGCTGTTCGAGCAATCCAACCTGTCGCGTCTGCTGGCTCAACTGGTCTCGAAAGGACTGATCCGGGAAACGGTTCTTGTCAAAGACCGTCGCGGCAAGATCCTGCACATCACACCCGACGGTGCTGCCCTGCGAAAGCAGATGTGGGAAGTCTATGGCCGTGGCATCCATCGACACATGAAGGCTCTGGCAACTGCATCGGATCTGGAGACCTTTCTGGAACAGTTAGGCGATATCGGCGGGGGCCCGATCAGGCAGCAGGGTCGTCAGCAATCGGCTGATGAAACATGA